The Brachyspira hyodysenteriae ATCC 27164 genome includes a window with the following:
- a CDS encoding ABC transporter ATP-binding protein, with the protein MMNDIILKLENVKKYFYPRTNIVESLIKKSKEIKAVDDISIEVKRGEILAIIGESGSGKTTIGKLVMKLINPTSGNIIFENENINNFNKEETAKYRRNVQMIFQDPYASMNPRFKIKDVLKEPLYIHNIEGDEKVYDEMVIKALKDVKINPPEEFMERYPHMLSGGQRQRIATARALILNPKLVVADEPVSMIDLSTRAEILYMMKELQTEKNLSYIYITHDLSTARYFADRIAVMYLGNIVEIGDADEIIDNPKHPYTKALIAAVPDASSGRVNIIKELPIKGEIPNASDIPSGCRFHTRCIYAKEECKNNIPNTKKISENHSVSCLFAE; encoded by the coding sequence ATTATGAATGATATAATATTAAAACTTGAAAATGTAAAAAAATATTTTTATCCTCGTACTAATATAGTGGAAAGCTTGATTAAAAAATCAAAGGAAATAAAAGCAGTTGATGATATAAGTATAGAAGTAAAAAGAGGAGAAATACTTGCCATAATAGGAGAATCCGGAAGCGGAAAAACTACTATAGGTAAGCTTGTAATGAAATTGATAAACCCTACTTCAGGAAATATTATATTTGAAAATGAAAATATTAATAACTTTAATAAAGAAGAAACAGCTAAATACAGAAGAAATGTTCAGATGATATTCCAGGATCCTTATGCCTCTATGAATCCAAGATTTAAAATAAAAGATGTATTAAAAGAGCCTTTATATATTCATAATATTGAGGGAGATGAAAAGGTTTATGATGAAATGGTTATAAAGGCTTTGAAAGATGTAAAGATTAATCCTCCGGAAGAGTTTATGGAAAGATACCCTCATATGCTTTCAGGTGGACAGCGTCAAAGAATAGCAACTGCTAGAGCTTTGATACTTAATCCTAAACTAGTTGTTGCTGATGAGCCTGTTTCTATGATAGATTTGTCTACAAGAGCTGAAATACTTTATATGATGAAAGAACTTCAAACAGAAAAGAATTTAAGCTATATATACATTACTCATGATTTATCAACAGCAAGATATTTTGCAGATAGAATAGCAGTTATGTATTTAGGTAATATTGTAGAAATTGGAGACGCTGATGAAATAATAGATAATCCTAAACATCCTTATACAAAGGCTTTAATTGCGGCAGTACCAGATGCTTCTTCAGGAAGAGTTAATATAATAAAAGAACTTCCTATCAAAGGAGAAATTCCTAATGCATCAGATATTCCTTCAGGATGCAGATTCCATACAAGATGCATATATGCAAAAGAAGAATGCAAAAACAATATTCCAAATACTAAAAAGATTTCAGAAAATCATTCTGTTTCATGCCTATTTGCAGAGTAA
- a CDS encoding ABC transporter ATP-binding protein: protein MENILEVENLKMYYHTSKGLVKAINDISFKIKKGETLGIVGESGCGKTSLGTSLLRMPSIPGKYEGGRIILDNEDIIPLKEEYVRKNIRWTKISMVFQGAMNSLTPVYTIENQMIETINRHIDMSKSEASKLIEEYLGYVGLHADVAKRYPHELSGGMKQRVVIATALFLKPKLIILDEPTTALDVIVQAQIINLLKKLKKDFDLSFIFITHDLALEAEISDKVCVMYGGKIAELASNEDIYKNAKHPYTKRLLAATPRLNKAVSKLEFIEGTPPDLLNPPKGCMFYDRCKERIDKCKNEEPILKDIGNGHLCACHLINN, encoded by the coding sequence ATGGAAAATATACTAGAAGTAGAAAATTTAAAAATGTACTATCATACCTCAAAAGGTTTAGTAAAGGCTATTAATGATATCAGTTTTAAAATAAAGAAAGGTGAAACTTTAGGTATTGTAGGTGAATCAGGATGCGGTAAAACTAGTCTTGGAACATCTCTTTTAAGAATGCCTTCTATACCTGGTAAATATGAAGGAGGAAGAATAATACTCGATAATGAAGATATTATTCCGCTTAAAGAAGAGTATGTAAGAAAAAATATAAGATGGACTAAAATATCTATGGTTTTTCAAGGTGCAATGAATTCCCTCACTCCTGTATACACTATAGAAAACCAAATGATAGAAACTATAAACAGACATATTGATATGAGCAAATCAGAGGCTAGTAAACTTATAGAAGAATATTTAGGATATGTAGGACTTCATGCTGATGTTGCAAAGAGATATCCGCATGAACTTTCAGGAGGTATGAAGCAAAGAGTTGTTATAGCTACTGCCCTATTTTTGAAACCTAAACTAATTATACTTGATGAACCTACTACTGCATTAGATGTTATAGTGCAGGCACAGATTATAAACTTATTAAAAAAATTAAAGAAAGATTTTGATTTGTCATTTATTTTTATAACGCATGATTTGGCATTAGAAGCTGAAATTTCAGATAAGGTATGCGTTATGTACGGAGGAAAGATTGCAGAGCTTGCAAGCAATGAAGATATATATAAAAATGCTAAACATCCATATACAAAAAGACTTTTAGCTGCTACTCCTAGACTAAATAAAGCTGTAAGCAAATTGGAGTTTATAGAAGGTACTCCTCCGGATTTACTTAATCCTCCTAAAGGCTGTATGTTTTATGACAGATGTAAAGAAAGAATAGATAAATGCAAAAATGAAGAGCCTATATTAAAAGATATAGGAAACGGACATTTATGTGCATGCCATCTTATTAATAACTAA
- a CDS encoding GNAT family N-acetyltransferase: MFKIEKAGIENLDDISLLAKNIYLKYNSNLDTNEGINNVLTFISTNNMRLRFFMQGSLMLIAKNENDIIVGMLEITDFDHISLFFVDDKYFKLGIASSLFEEAKNILNSDKYTVKSSHYACEFYKKLGFVELYNDIQEENGVHFHYMIY; encoded by the coding sequence ATGTTTAAAATTGAGAAGGCGGGAATTGAAAATCTTGATGATATTTCTCTTCTCGCCAAAAATATATACTTAAAATACAATTCCAATTTAGATACCAATGAAGGTATTAATAATGTATTAACTTTTATATCAACTAACAATATGAGGCTAAGATTTTTTATGCAAGGCTCTTTGATGCTCATTGCTAAAAATGAAAATGATATAATAGTAGGAATGCTTGAAATAACTGATTTCGATCATATTTCTCTTTTTTTTGTGGACGACAAATATTTCAAATTGGGTATAGCCAGCAGTTTATTTGAAGAAGCAAAAAATATTTTAAATTCAGATAAGTACACAGTAAAATCTAGTCATTATGCATGTGAATTCTATAAAAAATTAGGATTCGTAGAATTATATAATGATATTCAGGAAGAAAACGGAGTACATTTTCATTATATGATTTATTAA
- a CDS encoding L,D-transpeptidase family protein gives MKKIIISIIVLNMINSFLFAGDFLDDQKRYNRVRTAIKEKDNIVKNTLKNNNIKLEELNILITVYKQEDILEIYAKNKSDSTYKKIASYNVAAKSGILGPKRMEGDLQVPEGFYYIDRFNPASSYYLSLGINYPNESDKKKSNASRLGGDIFIHGANVTIGCMPMTDDKIKEIYLYAVYAKDNGQNKIPVYIFPFQMTDRNFDYYKKYYNESLINFWDNIKKGYDIFQNSKKELNIKIDSNGNYVF, from the coding sequence ATGAAAAAAATTATTATATCTATTATTGTTTTAAATATGATTAATTCTTTTTTATTTGCTGGAGATTTTCTCGATGATCAAAAAAGATATAATAGAGTTAGAACTGCCATAAAAGAAAAAGATAATATTGTAAAAAATACATTAAAAAATAATAATATAAAATTAGAAGAATTAAATATATTGATAACTGTATATAAGCAGGAAGATATACTTGAAATATATGCTAAAAATAAATCTGACAGTACATATAAAAAAATAGCTTCATATAATGTAGCAGCAAAATCAGGTATATTAGGTCCCAAGAGAATGGAAGGAGATTTGCAGGTTCCTGAAGGTTTTTATTATATAGACAGATTCAATCCTGCAAGCAGCTATTATCTATCATTAGGTATTAATTATCCAAATGAATCCGACAAAAAGAAAAGTAATGCATCAAGATTAGGAGGAGATATATTTATTCATGGTGCTAATGTTACAATAGGATGCATGCCTATGACTGATGATAAAATAAAGGAAATATATTTATATGCAGTTTATGCAAAAGATAATGGTCAAAATAAAATACCTGTTTATATATTTCCTTTTCAAATGACAGACAGAAATTTTGATTATTATAAAAAATATTATAATGAATCTTTAATTAATTTTTGGGATAATATAAAAAAAGGATATGATATATTCCAAAATTCAAAAAAAGAATTAAATATAAAAATAGATTCTAATGGAAACTATGTATTTTAA